In a single window of the Dysgonomonas mossii genome:
- a CDS encoding P-loop ATPase, Sll1717 family produces MSKRELLEKITFGESIAEQEVEKLRDYFLETDSWKSLRNGTNDIIYGSKGAGKSAIYTNLTNDESVLFDEGILLTAGENPTGNTAFSNLTNDPPTSETEFVRLWKLYFLVITVNIFNDYGINDKYAKEVKQIKQILIDCNLVPAQNKLASFLKACLDYARSFTNGKEISTTAEFDPLTGMYSGQKFSISFGEPSKSDFDKGLIPIEYAYDLLAKSLKENNIKLWVIIDRLDVAFIESEELETNALRALFKVYLDLFKFSEIKLKIFLRDDIWQRITQDGFREASHITKFQNLEWTKESLLNLLIRRILDNKDLIDSLNIDKNVVLSDFSKQEHLFYRLFPDQIDVGQKKPSTLDWILSRTRDGNGVNTPRELIQLFNHAKKIQLKRLENGINELDKEIIISRQSFKEAFDNVSKQRLEQTIYSEYSELKEYIEALRGGKAEHTIQTLMSKWNISKEDALVIAQKLGRIGFLGVKGVTSTPRYIIPFIYRPYLDITQGASTTSL; encoded by the coding sequence ATGAGTAAAAGAGAATTATTAGAAAAAATAACTTTCGGAGAAAGTATTGCAGAACAAGAAGTTGAAAAATTGCGAGATTACTTTTTGGAGACAGACTCATGGAAATCCTTAAGAAATGGGACGAATGATATTATTTATGGGTCAAAAGGAGCAGGGAAAAGTGCTATTTATACAAATTTAACTAATGATGAGAGTGTATTATTTGACGAAGGGATATTATTAACGGCAGGAGAGAATCCAACAGGAAACACTGCTTTCTCAAATCTGACGAATGATCCTCCAACCAGTGAGACTGAATTTGTAAGGTTATGGAAATTATATTTCTTAGTAATAACTGTAAACATTTTTAATGATTATGGAATTAATGATAAATATGCTAAAGAAGTTAAACAAATTAAACAAATTCTCATAGATTGTAATTTAGTCCCAGCCCAAAATAAATTGGCCAGTTTCCTTAAAGCTTGTTTAGATTATGCTCGATCGTTCACCAATGGAAAAGAAATAAGTACAACCGCTGAATTTGACCCTTTAACAGGAATGTATTCTGGTCAGAAGTTCTCTATTTCATTTGGCGAGCCTTCAAAAAGTGATTTTGATAAAGGGTTAATTCCTATTGAATATGCGTATGATTTATTGGCAAAATCTCTTAAAGAGAACAATATTAAGCTTTGGGTTATTATTGACCGATTAGATGTTGCATTTATTGAAAGTGAAGAATTAGAAACAAATGCTTTGCGTGCTTTATTTAAAGTTTATCTTGACTTATTTAAATTTTCAGAAATTAAATTGAAAATTTTCTTAAGAGATGACATATGGCAGAGAATTACTCAAGATGGGTTTAGAGAAGCAAGTCATATAACTAAATTTCAAAATCTTGAATGGACAAAAGAATCACTATTAAATCTCTTAATCAGAAGGATTTTGGATAATAAAGATTTAATTGATAGTTTAAATATTGATAAAAATGTAGTTCTTTCAGATTTCTCCAAGCAAGAGCATCTTTTTTATAGATTATTTCCTGACCAAATAGATGTTGGACAAAAAAAGCCGAGTACATTAGATTGGATTTTGTCGAGGACTAGAGATGGTAATGGTGTTAATACCCCAAGAGAATTAATTCAACTTTTTAATCATGCTAAAAAAATTCAATTAAAAAGACTAGAAAATGGTATAAATGAATTAGATAAAGAAATCATCATTTCTAGACAGTCATTCAAAGAAGCTTTTGATAATGTTAGTAAACAAAGATTAGAACAAACAATTTATTCAGAATATTCAGAGCTTAAAGAGTATATAGAAGCTTTACGGGGTGGAAAAGCAGAACATACCATTCAAACTTTAATGTCGAAATGGAATATATCAAAGGAAGACGCCCTTGTTATTGCTCAAAAATTAGGACGAATTGGCTTTTTAGGAGTTAAAGGTGTAACTTCTACTCCTAGATATATAATACCATTTATTTATAGGCCCTATTTAGATATTACACAAGGGGCTTCGACAACTTCGTTATAA
- a CDS encoding flavodoxin yields the protein MKKIGLFYGTTTTKTASIAKKIKEAFGSENVDLVSVEDAWKKDFESYDNIIVGVATWFDGELPNHWDEVRPELEALNLKGKKVAIFGLGDQVRYPENFVDGIGILAETFESVGAKIVGFTSIDGYNFEMSRAIRDHKFVGLAIDKENQSKLTNDRIKSWVEQLKKEFD from the coding sequence ATGAAGAAAATAGGATTGTTTTACGGAACAACTACAACCAAGACAGCCTCTATTGCTAAAAAGATAAAAGAGGCTTTTGGTAGTGAAAATGTTGACCTTGTCTCAGTTGAAGATGCATGGAAAAAGGATTTTGAAAGTTATGACAATATTATTGTAGGAGTAGCAACATGGTTTGATGGAGAGCTACCCAATCATTGGGATGAAGTAAGACCCGAACTGGAGGCTTTGAATCTGAAGGGCAAGAAAGTTGCCATTTTTGGACTTGGGGATCAGGTGAGGTACCCGGAAAACTTTGTTGACGGAATAGGTATTTTAGCTGAGACATTCGAGTCGGTTGGTGCTAAAATAGTTGGCTTTACATCTATCGATGGTTATAATTTTGAAATGTCACGTGCCATTCGAGATCACAAGTTCGTTGGATTAGCCATAGATAAAGAAAACCAGTCGAAATTAACAAACGATCGAATAAAAAGCTGGGTAGAACAACTGAAAAAAGAATTTGATTAA
- a CDS encoding alpha-ketoacid dehydrogenase subunit alpha/beta, with product MKKYDIKTTDKETLKNWYHLMTLGRAIDEKAPAYLLQSLGWSYHAPYAGHDGIQLAVGQAFTKGEDFMFPYYRDMLTVLSAGLTAEELILNGISKATDPASGGRHMSNHFAKPEWHIENVSSATGNHDLHAVGVARAIKYYEKKGVAITSHGESAMSEGYVFEAINGASKEELPVIFVIQDNGYGISVPKKDQTANRKAVDNYSGIKNLRIMYCNGKDVFDSMNAMAEAREYAIANQKPVLMHANCVRIGSHSNSDKHTLYRDENELKYVKEADPLHKFRRMLLRYKRFTEEELQAIEAEVKKEVSAANKKALAAPDPDPKSIFDFVIPEPYKPEKYVDGTHNEEGEKKNLVTAINETLKAEFRHNPDTFLWGQDVANKDKGGVFNVSKGMQQEFGEKRIFNAPIAEDFIVGTANGMSRFDPKIRVVIEGAEFADYFWPAMEQFVECTHDYWRSNGQFSPNITLRLASGGYIGGGIYHSQNIEAALATLPGCRIVYPSFADDAAGLLRTSLRSEGLTVFLEPKALYNSVDAATVVPEDFEVPFGKARVRRPGKDLSLFTYGNTTLLSLSVAERLAKEDWDVEVIDLRSLVPLDKETIFESVKKTSKALIVHEDKVFAGLGGEIAAIIGSEIFQYLDAPVQRVGSTFTPVGFNPILEKAVLPNVDKIYEAAKKLLEF from the coding sequence ATGAAAAAATATGATATAAAAACAACAGATAAAGAAACTCTAAAAAACTGGTATCACCTGATGACATTAGGACGGGCTATCGACGAAAAAGCCCCGGCCTATTTGCTACAATCTCTCGGATGGTCTTACCATGCTCCATATGCAGGACACGATGGAATCCAGCTTGCAGTGGGGCAGGCATTTACTAAAGGCGAAGATTTCATGTTCCCTTATTATCGTGATATGCTAACCGTTCTTTCTGCAGGTCTTACTGCAGAAGAACTGATACTGAACGGTATTTCGAAAGCAACTGATCCGGCTAGTGGCGGACGTCACATGTCGAACCACTTTGCCAAACCAGAATGGCACATAGAGAACGTATCTTCTGCCACAGGTAATCACGATTTACATGCTGTAGGAGTAGCCCGTGCCATAAAATATTATGAGAAAAAAGGTGTCGCTATTACGTCACATGGAGAATCTGCCATGTCGGAAGGCTATGTATTTGAAGCAATAAACGGAGCATCGAAAGAAGAACTGCCTGTTATATTTGTCATACAGGATAACGGTTACGGGATATCGGTTCCTAAAAAAGATCAGACAGCAAACAGAAAGGCTGTAGATAACTATTCAGGTATAAAAAACCTGAGAATAATGTATTGCAACGGTAAGGATGTTTTCGACTCTATGAATGCAATGGCCGAAGCTCGCGAATATGCTATTGCAAATCAGAAGCCGGTATTGATGCACGCCAATTGCGTACGCATCGGCTCACACTCCAACTCGGATAAGCATACTCTGTATCGTGATGAAAACGAATTGAAATATGTAAAAGAAGCCGATCCTTTACATAAATTCCGTCGGATGCTGTTGCGTTACAAACGCTTTACAGAAGAAGAATTGCAAGCCATAGAAGCCGAAGTAAAGAAAGAAGTGAGTGCTGCTAACAAAAAAGCTTTAGCTGCTCCTGATCCCGATCCTAAATCTATTTTCGATTTCGTTATACCAGAACCATATAAACCTGAAAAGTATGTGGATGGAACCCATAATGAAGAGGGCGAAAAGAAAAATCTGGTAACGGCTATTAACGAAACACTCAAAGCGGAGTTTAGACACAATCCCGACACTTTCTTGTGGGGGCAAGATGTGGCAAACAAAGACAAAGGGGGAGTGTTCAACGTTTCGAAAGGCATGCAACAAGAGTTTGGAGAAAAACGTATTTTCAACGCTCCTATTGCAGAAGACTTTATCGTGGGAACAGCAAATGGTATGAGCCGTTTCGATCCGAAAATACGAGTTGTTATAGAAGGTGCTGAGTTTGCCGATTATTTTTGGCCGGCAATGGAACAATTTGTAGAATGTACGCACGATTACTGGCGCAGCAACGGTCAGTTTTCACCGAATATCACTTTACGACTTGCATCGGGTGGATATATCGGAGGCGGAATATACCACTCTCAGAATATTGAAGCGGCATTGGCAACATTGCCGGGATGCAGAATCGTTTATCCTTCTTTTGCAGACGATGCAGCAGGTCTGTTGCGTACAAGTTTACGTTCGGAAGGATTAACCGTATTTCTAGAGCCAAAAGCTTTATATAACTCTGTAGATGCAGCAACAGTTGTACCTGAAGATTTTGAAGTACCTTTTGGCAAAGCTCGTGTTCGCCGTCCCGGAAAGGATCTAAGCCTTTTCACGTATGGAAACACAACATTACTCAGCCTCTCTGTGGCAGAACGTTTGGCTAAAGAAGATTGGGATGTCGAAGTAATCGACTTGCGATCTTTAGTTCCATTGGATAAAGAGACTATCTTCGAATCGGTAAAGAAAACAAGTAAAGCACTTATTGTACATGAAGACAAAGTATTTGCAGGTCTTGGTGGAGAAATTGCAGCGATAATTGGTTCAGAAATTTTCCAATATCTGGATGCGCCGGTACAACGTGTAGGTTCTACTTTCACGCCTGTAGGCTTCAATCCGATACTAGAAAAAGCTGTGCTTCCGAATGTGGATAAAATCTATGAAGCTGCTAAGAAATTACTTGAATTTTAA
- a CDS encoding dihydrolipoamide acetyltransferase family protein — translation MAKFEIKMPKLGESITEGTIISWSIKVGDTINEDDILFEVNTAKVSAEIPSPVSGKILEILFKEGDTVSVGTVVAIVELEGEEGEEEVSTESAKQEEPTPAPAPTKAEEKATPAAPAKVSEEKVSKGTADRWYSPVVLQKAKDAGISQSELDSVPGTGYEGRLSKRDIELYIDNKKKGVSTTPAPAAKASTPAVPAPSQESAPKAAPVQVADGDQVIPMDAIRRIIADRMVASKKISPHVTNVIEVDVTKLVNWREQNKDTFKKREGVSLTYMSPIVEATAKALKDFPRINSSVDGYNIIEKKRINIGVAVSLNDGNLIVPVIKDADKLSLSGLAVSVNNMANKARANKLSPDEIQGGTFTITNFGSFKSLFGTPIINQPEVAILGVGIIEKKPVVVETPEGDVIAIRHKMYLSLSYDHRVVDGMLGGNFLYRIAEYLENWNA, via the coding sequence ATGGCAAAATTTGAAATTAAAATGCCCAAATTGGGCGAAAGTATAACCGAAGGGACTATCATTTCGTGGTCGATCAAAGTTGGGGATACAATCAATGAAGATGACATTTTGTTTGAAGTAAATACAGCAAAAGTCAGTGCGGAAATTCCATCTCCTGTATCAGGTAAAATTCTTGAAATATTATTCAAAGAAGGAGATACTGTATCAGTCGGTACTGTTGTAGCTATCGTTGAACTGGAAGGTGAAGAAGGCGAAGAAGAAGTAAGTACTGAAAGTGCAAAACAAGAAGAACCGACACCTGCTCCTGCTCCTACTAAGGCTGAAGAAAAAGCAACTCCGGCCGCACCTGCTAAAGTATCGGAAGAAAAAGTAAGTAAAGGCACAGCAGACAGATGGTATTCTCCTGTTGTCCTACAGAAAGCAAAAGACGCAGGAATCAGTCAAAGTGAACTTGATTCTGTACCCGGAACAGGTTACGAAGGACGCCTCAGCAAACGTGATATTGAGCTATACATAGACAATAAGAAAAAAGGAGTATCAACAACACCGGCACCGGCAGCAAAAGCGTCTACACCGGCAGTTCCCGCACCATCACAAGAAAGCGCACCAAAGGCAGCGCCTGTACAAGTTGCAGATGGGGATCAGGTGATTCCGATGGATGCCATACGTCGTATTATAGCCGACCGAATGGTTGCTTCTAAAAAGATATCTCCGCATGTAACCAATGTGATAGAAGTAGATGTAACCAAACTAGTAAACTGGCGTGAACAAAACAAGGATACTTTCAAGAAACGCGAAGGTGTAAGCCTCACATATATGTCGCCGATAGTTGAAGCAACAGCAAAAGCATTGAAGGATTTCCCTCGCATCAACTCTTCTGTGGACGGGTATAACATTATAGAGAAAAAACGTATCAACATTGGTGTTGCTGTTTCTCTGAATGATGGAAACCTGATTGTTCCTGTAATAAAAGATGCGGATAAGTTAAGTTTAAGTGGTTTGGCTGTATCAGTGAATAATATGGCAAACAAGGCTCGTGCCAATAAATTGTCGCCGGATGAAATTCAAGGAGGAACATTCACTATTACCAACTTTGGTTCATTCAAGAGCTTGTTTGGTACTCCGATTATCAACCAGCCGGAAGTAGCAATACTTGGTGTAGGCATCATTGAGAAGAAACCTGTAGTAGTAGAGACTCCCGAAGGAGATGTTATCGCTATCAGACACAAGATGTACCTTTCATTATCGTACGACCACCGTGTGGTAGACGGTATGCTGGGAGGAAACTTCTTGTACCGCATAGCTGAATATTTGGAAAACTGGAATGCCTAA
- a CDS encoding lipoate--protein ligase family protein, producing the protein MLCINNTHTDAWFNMASEEYLLKNFSEEFFMLYQNEPSVVIGKYQNVLAEVNLDFIQRNNIKVARRSSGGGTVFHDLGNLNLTFIENNKGIGFHRFTERIVLLLSTLGIHAEVDTRLAINIDGLKISGSAQCVHKDRVMFHATLLFSSDLNRLTTTLESDPKQLENKVDKRIYVKSVKSPVTNILNHIDKPLNINRFKDYIMAYFMNEKEGNSIYQFTSEDVLNIKKLVNEKYGTDEWNYDGKKPKVSEQAFQSII; encoded by the coding sequence ATGCTTTGTATTAACAATACACATACCGACGCATGGTTCAACATGGCCAGCGAAGAATATCTTCTGAAAAATTTCTCAGAAGAATTTTTCATGTTATACCAGAATGAACCGTCAGTAGTTATAGGCAAGTACCAAAATGTATTGGCCGAGGTTAATCTCGACTTTATACAAAGGAATAATATCAAAGTAGCACGACGCTCATCGGGTGGTGGAACTGTATTTCATGATCTGGGTAATCTGAACCTTACTTTTATAGAAAACAATAAAGGCATAGGCTTTCACCGGTTCACAGAAAGAATAGTTTTGCTTTTATCCACTTTGGGCATCCATGCTGAGGTAGACACACGCTTGGCAATAAACATTGATGGACTCAAAATATCGGGCAGTGCGCAATGTGTACACAAAGACAGGGTTATGTTTCATGCTACACTGCTTTTTTCATCCGATCTCAACAGGCTCACTACTACGCTTGAAAGTGATCCGAAACAACTGGAAAACAAAGTCGATAAGCGGATTTATGTCAAGTCGGTAAAAAGTCCTGTTACGAACATTCTGAACCATATAGATAAGCCATTAAATATAAATCGTTTCAAAGATTATATCATGGCTTATTTCATGAATGAGAAAGAGGGAAATTCTATTTATCAATTCACGAGTGAAGATGTTTTAAATATAAAGAAACTGGTGAATGAGAAATATGGAACAGATGAATGGAATTATGACGGGAAGAAACCCAAGGTCTCGGAACAAGCATTTCAATCTATAATTTAA